A genomic window from Solanum stenotomum isolate F172 chromosome 10, ASM1918654v1, whole genome shotgun sequence includes:
- the LOC125841685 gene encoding RGG repeats nuclear RNA binding protein A-like, whose protein sequence is SERRGGYGGSRGGFHGGRRGGFNNGDAAEGEGERPRRVFDRRSGTGRGNEFIKREGSGRGNWGTTADDIAPVTEEPVNDGEKIVDAEKQSGQEDAGDTNKDSSAAEPEEKEPEEKEMTLEEYEKVMEEKRKALVALKQEERKVNLDKELQSMQLLSNKKNDDEIFIKLGAEKDKKKEAVEKNKKTKSVNEFLKPAEGESYYRPGGRGRGRGRGRGNGGGYGGINSVSAPSIEDVGQFPSLAAK, encoded by the exons TCTGAAAGGAGAGGTGGATATGGTGGATCTCGTGGGGGGTTCCATGGAGGTCGTCGTGGTGGTTTCAATAATGGGGATGCTGCAGAAGGAGAAGGGGAACGCCCAAGGAGAGTGTTTGATCGACGAAGTGGAACTGGCCGTGG GAATGAGTTTATTAAACGGGAGGGCTCTGGTCGTGGGAATTGGGGAACTACTGCAGATGATATTGCACC GGTGACTGAAGAACCTGTTAATGATGGTGAGAAGATTGTCGATGCTGAGAAACAATCTGGACAGGAAGATGCTGGAGACACCAATAAGGATTCTTCTGCTGCTGAGCCAGAAGAGAAGGAACCTGAGGAGAAG GAGATGACCCTCGAAGAGTATGAGAAGGTAATGGAAGAGAAGAGGAAGGCTTTGGTGGCTCTAAAGCAAGAGGAAAGAAAGGTTAATTTGGACAAAGAACTTCAATCCATGCAACTTCTCTCAAACAAGAAGAATGATGATGAGATCTTCATCAAATTG GGTGCTGAGaaagataagaaaaaagaagcagtggaaaaaaacaaaaag ACAAAAAGCGTAAATGAGTTCTTGAAGCCTGCTGAGGGAGAAAGTTACTATCGCCCTGGTGGCCGTGGTAGGGGCAGGGGCCGTGGAAGAGGTAATGGCGGTGGATATGGTGGAATCAACAGTGTTTCAGCCCCATCTATTGAAGATGTTGGTCAATTCCCCTCCTTGGCTGCCAAGTAA